A region from the Melioribacter roseus P3M-2 genome encodes:
- a CDS encoding hemolysin family protein translates to MVNDFLILVLLLIASAFFSSSEIAYVVANKIKLELRARKGNFYAKTAFYFVQKPEAFFSTILISNNIINISFASISSYFLLHYFGYNEFEILVVSTLLLLLFGELIPKYIGREVADFLVLISSLPVRVLSVLFYPFVVATSKISSIVERIDEREEEGVVNEIDRDDIQNLIEESSQARKIDEEQSDIINKIIEIRDQKVYEAMTPRTDIVGVDINSAPDEVLEKFIESGYSKLIVYEENLDNIKGMVLVKDFLKMPKELKSVLRDVVFVPESKRSLEMLNEFLSRQFSLAVVVDEFGGTAGIITVEDLIEELFGEIRDEYDVDEIIARKIGEHTYILSGKVEIDYLNEEFNLNIEEGDYETLAGYITTKLGRIPRKGESFNIDNFSVQILKSDKKKVDLVKLYVKEVN, encoded by the coding sequence ATGGTCAATGATTTTCTGATTTTAGTTTTATTATTAATAGCGAGCGCTTTTTTCTCGTCTTCCGAAATTGCATACGTCGTCGCCAATAAAATCAAACTCGAATTAAGGGCAAGGAAAGGGAACTTCTACGCAAAAACGGCATTTTATTTCGTTCAGAAACCCGAAGCGTTTTTCTCCACGATCTTAATTTCCAACAATATCATAAATATTTCCTTTGCGTCGATTTCTTCTTATTTCTTGCTGCACTATTTCGGTTATAACGAATTCGAAATTTTGGTTGTATCCACATTGCTTCTGCTGCTCTTCGGAGAATTGATTCCCAAGTATATCGGCAGGGAAGTGGCGGATTTCCTGGTGCTTATTTCCTCTCTGCCTGTCAGAGTTTTATCGGTATTGTTTTATCCTTTTGTTGTCGCCACCTCCAAAATTTCTTCTATCGTTGAAAGAATTGACGAAAGAGAAGAAGAAGGCGTAGTAAATGAAATCGACCGGGACGATATTCAGAATCTGATTGAAGAAAGTAGTCAGGCTCGTAAGATTGACGAAGAGCAATCCGACATTATAAACAAGATAATCGAAATCCGCGATCAAAAAGTTTACGAAGCCATGACGCCCCGAACGGATATCGTGGGAGTCGATATCAATTCCGCGCCGGACGAAGTGCTTGAAAAATTTATCGAGTCGGGTTATTCTAAATTGATTGTCTATGAAGAAAATCTCGACAATATAAAAGGGATGGTGCTTGTAAAGGACTTTTTGAAAATGCCGAAAGAATTGAAATCGGTGCTGCGCGATGTGGTTTTCGTGCCGGAATCGAAAAGAAGCCTCGAAATGTTGAATGAATTCTTGAGCAGACAATTTTCGCTGGCAGTGGTAGTAGACGAATTCGGTGGCACGGCGGGAATTATTACAGTCGAGGATTTAATCGAAGAATTGTTCGGGGAAATAAGAGACGAATACGACGTCGATGAAATTATTGCCAGAAAAATAGGGGAGCATACTTATATACTCAGCGGTAAAGTGGAAATCGATTACCTCAACGAAGAATTCAATTTGAATATCGAAGAGGGCGACTACGAAACCCTGGCAGGTTATATTACCACAAAACTCGGTCGTATTCCACGAAAAGGAGAATCTTTTAATATCGATAATTTTTCTGTACAGATACTTAAATCTGACAAGAAAAAAGTTGACTTGGTGAAACTTTATGTTAAAGAAGTTAACTGA
- a CDS encoding decaprenyl-phosphate phosphoribosyltransferase, which produces MDKLGQYLRLIRVKSWIKNLFVFVPLIFSKNLFDPVSVSHSIMAFLAFSLASGFVYVINDYFDAEYDRLHPVKKYRPIAYGKVTGREAVIIAAALIILSIVILNEVSARFKYIIAAYIVINFLYTLYLKNLVILDVMIIAFGFLLRVAGGAVVINVELSGWLMLATIFIALFMAVIKRRVEYAAFENNSQKRKVLFDYSIELLNLLTAVSGGGIIISYALYSISEHTMREFDTEYLVYTVLFVIYGVFRYLYLAIKQNRGEDPAELVLSDIPTILNAILYILCVLLIIYG; this is translated from the coding sequence ATGGATAAATTAGGACAATATTTAAGGTTAATCCGGGTCAAAAGCTGGATTAAAAATCTTTTTGTGTTTGTCCCGTTGATCTTTTCGAAGAACTTATTCGATCCGGTAAGCGTCTCGCATTCGATTATGGCGTTTCTGGCTTTCTCATTGGCTTCGGGATTTGTATATGTTATAAATGACTACTTCGATGCCGAGTACGACCGTTTGCATCCAGTAAAAAAGTACAGACCGATTGCATACGGGAAGGTAACTGGAAGAGAAGCCGTAATAATTGCAGCGGCGTTGATAATCCTTTCGATTGTGATCTTAAACGAAGTAAGCGCTCGGTTCAAATACATCATCGCCGCTTACATTGTAATAAATTTCCTTTATACGCTTTACCTGAAAAATCTGGTAATACTCGACGTAATGATTATCGCCTTTGGATTTTTATTGAGAGTAGCCGGCGGAGCTGTGGTCATTAATGTGGAATTATCCGGTTGGTTGATGCTTGCTACAATTTTCATCGCTCTTTTTATGGCGGTTATTAAGCGGAGAGTGGAATACGCCGCTTTTGAAAATAATTCACAAAAAAGAAAAGTTCTGTTCGATTATTCGATAGAACTTTTGAATCTGCTGACTGCCGTAAGCGGCGGAGGGATAATTATTTCATACGCCCTCTATTCGATTTCGGAACATACAATGCGCGAATTCGACACGGAATATCTGGTTTACACTGTATTATTTGTTATCTACGGAGTTTTCAGATATCTCTACCTGGCGATTAAGCAAAATCGGGGAGAGGATCCGGCAGAACTAGTATTGTCCGATATTCCCACTATTTTGAACGCAATTTTGTATATTTTATGTGTATTATTGATAATTTACGGTTAA
- the mutL gene encoding DNA mismatch repair endonuclease MutL, with protein sequence MKKIKILPENIANKIAAGEVVNRPESVVKELLENSIDAGATEIEVIIKNAGKSLIQVVDNGEGMSQDDALLCVQRHATSKISSVDDLEKIITYGFRGEALASIAAVSQLEIKTRREEDQLATYIRFSDSNELLVEKVAFQKGTSVTVKNLFYNVPARRNFLKSNTTELKHIIETFKRVSLSHPEISFKFYNDDDLLFDFAAGSLLDRMKSVFADNIDEALLEVEEVTDYITLTGYVTKPNYLRKSKGDQYFFLNKRYVINKTINHAVFSAFENILEKGDYPFFVLFMEVDPKKVDVNVHPSKLEVKFDDEREIYAFVHAVVRKTIGSYDLVPQVTLDDNGTTEQKLRPQNFRNIDKYDFSDRPAVERETKKYNEEDLRRLFHLDDEINAASAPQSAPHPFESRPLQKEVTHRFESTQEKESETPFIVLLHNKYILSQIKSGLMIIDAHVAHERILYEQALNSFNANIPFSQHLLFPQVVDMDPADYELTKELEPYLTNLGFTLKFKPKYRVEIIGIPSDLKTEHEVDTLLDIIHEYRKNQQEKILDVKDNLAKSYSCKAAIKAGDKLDEKEMRILVDKLFATSMPYVCPHGRPIIIKIPIEEFDKRFGRT encoded by the coding sequence ATCAAAAAAATAAAAATACTGCCGGAAAATATTGCCAATAAAATTGCCGCCGGCGAAGTTGTTAACAGACCGGAATCCGTAGTAAAAGAACTGCTCGAAAATTCGATCGACGCGGGCGCTACCGAAATCGAAGTTATAATTAAAAACGCCGGCAAATCTCTCATTCAGGTTGTCGACAACGGCGAAGGCATGAGCCAGGACGACGCTCTCCTCTGCGTTCAACGCCATGCAACCAGCAAAATCAGTTCCGTCGACGACCTCGAAAAAATAATTACATACGGTTTCAGAGGCGAAGCGCTGGCTTCTATTGCCGCAGTCAGCCAGCTCGAAATTAAAACCAGAAGAGAAGAAGACCAACTGGCGACTTATATCAGGTTTTCGGATTCCAACGAATTGCTCGTTGAAAAAGTGGCTTTTCAAAAAGGAACCTCGGTTACGGTTAAAAATCTTTTTTATAACGTGCCTGCGCGCAGAAATTTTTTGAAATCGAATACTACGGAACTGAAACATATAATTGAAACATTCAAGCGCGTTTCCCTGAGTCATCCGGAAATATCTTTTAAGTTTTATAACGACGACGATCTGCTGTTCGATTTTGCAGCGGGCTCCTTGCTCGACAGGATGAAATCCGTATTTGCGGATAATATCGACGAAGCATTGCTCGAAGTAGAAGAAGTTACAGATTATATCACCCTTACGGGATATGTAACGAAGCCGAATTATCTCAGAAAGAGCAAAGGCGACCAGTACTTTTTCCTCAACAAACGCTACGTGATAAATAAGACAATTAACCACGCCGTCTTTTCGGCATTCGAAAACATACTCGAAAAGGGCGACTATCCTTTCTTCGTGCTCTTTATGGAAGTCGATCCGAAAAAAGTCGACGTCAACGTTCACCCGTCCAAACTGGAAGTCAAATTCGACGACGAGAGAGAAATCTACGCGTTTGTTCATGCCGTAGTCAGAAAAACCATCGGCAGTTACGACCTGGTCCCACAAGTTACGCTCGACGACAACGGAACTACGGAACAGAAATTAAGGCCTCAGAATTTCAGAAATATCGATAAATACGACTTTTCAGATCGACCTGCCGTAGAACGCGAAACGAAAAAATATAACGAAGAAGATTTGAGAAGACTCTTTCATCTGGACGATGAAATAAACGCAGCTTCCGCCCCGCAATCGGCTCCTCACCCGTTCGAAAGCCGTCCTCTGCAAAAAGAAGTAACCCACAGATTCGAATCGACGCAGGAGAAAGAAAGCGAGACTCCGTTTATCGTATTGCTTCACAATAAATATATTCTTTCCCAGATAAAAAGCGGACTTATGATTATCGACGCTCATGTGGCGCACGAAAGAATTCTTTACGAACAGGCTTTGAATTCGTTTAATGCCAATATTCCTTTCTCGCAGCACCTTCTGTTTCCTCAAGTGGTCGATATGGACCCGGCTGATTACGAACTTACAAAAGAATTGGAGCCGTATCTGACCAATCTCGGGTTTACGCTAAAATTCAAACCAAAATACCGTGTGGAAATAATCGGTATTCCTTCCGACCTGAAAACAGAACACGAAGTCGATACGCTCCTCGACATAATTCACGAATACAGAAAGAATCAGCAGGAAAAAATACTAGACGTCAAAGACAATCTTGCCAAGTCGTATTCCTGCAAAGCGGCAATTAAAGCCGGCGATAAACTTGATGAAAAAGAGATGCGTATTCTGGTCGACAAACTATTTGCCACTTCGATGCCGTATGTCTGTCCGCACGGCAGACCGATAATAATCAAAATACCAATCGAAGAATTCGACAAACGTTTTGGCAGAACCTAA
- a CDS encoding dihydrofolate reductase gives MKIIIIAAKSKNNVIGNKGLLPWHSSEELSHFKSTTDGCPVVMGRKTRESLKRPLENRLNIILTRNKNYKTNAADSVVLSGVDEVLEHCKDYEKIFIIGGKQVYEAFIDLADEMIISEMKFDAEGDTYFPDFNREDWTATKKEFNDFVLYHYIRIT, from the coding sequence ATGAAAATCATTATCATCGCCGCTAAATCGAAAAATAATGTGATCGGTAATAAAGGTTTATTGCCCTGGCATTCTTCCGAGGAGTTAAGTCATTTTAAATCGACGACTGACGGTTGCCCGGTTGTAATGGGACGCAAAACCCGCGAGTCGCTAAAAAGACCGCTCGAAAACAGGCTCAATATTATTTTAACCCGGAATAAGAATTATAAAACCAACGCCGCCGACTCAGTCGTATTATCCGGCGTAGACGAAGTTTTGGAGCATTGTAAAGATTACGAAAAAATTTTTATTATTGGCGGCAAACAGGTTTACGAAGCTTTTATCGATTTAGCCGACGAAATGATTATTTCCGAGATGAAATTCGACGCCGAGGGAGATACTTATTTCCCGGATTTCAACCGGGAAGATTGGACGGCGACGAAAAAAGAATTTAACGATTTCGTTCTTTATCATTATATTAGAATTACTTAA
- the thyX gene encoding FAD-dependent thymidylate synthase, translated as MENKVEILERVSVKELDSILGKKFPVLDDGFIRVVDYMGSDESIVQAARVSYGKGTKKVSEDRGLIRYLLRNQHTTPFEMCEIKFHLRVPMDTWRQWIRHRTANVNEYSTRYSIAIDATQKTDPDKWRLQAKDNKQGSEGFLSAEVGKILSEKEIKFQNYAREIYKERIEAGVAREQARKDLPLSTYTEAYWKIDLHNLLRFISLRMDSHAQYEIRQYAEVIGKEIVARWCPITWEAFMDYIYNGVKFSALELNVLKAINSGDKEEVLRLADEYGWLRKIDDRLAKNRERIEFEEKLNLLGIQIPWA; from the coding sequence ATGGAAAATAAAGTCGAAATTCTGGAGCGAGTTTCGGTCAAAGAACTCGATTCAATTTTAGGAAAGAAATTTCCCGTGCTCGACGACGGTTTTATTCGCGTTGTCGATTATATGGGGTCGGACGAATCGATAGTACAAGCCGCGCGCGTTTCTTACGGAAAGGGAACAAAAAAAGTAAGCGAAGACCGCGGACTTATTCGCTATCTATTGAGAAACCAGCACACTACGCCGTTTGAAATGTGCGAAATTAAATTTCACTTGCGCGTTCCGATGGATACATGGCGTCAGTGGATTCGTCACAGAACCGCGAACGTCAACGAGTATTCAACGCGTTATTCGATTGCCATCGACGCTACTCAAAAAACCGACCCGGATAAATGGCGCCTCCAGGCAAAAGACAATAAACAGGGGAGCGAAGGCTTTCTGAGCGCCGAAGTCGGCAAAATTCTATCGGAAAAAGAGATCAAGTTTCAGAATTATGCGCGTGAAATTTATAAAGAAAGAATCGAAGCCGGAGTGGCAAGGGAACAAGCCCGGAAAGATTTGCCGCTTTCGACTTACACCGAAGCCTACTGGAAAATCGACCTTCACAACCTATTGCGATTTATTTCTTTAAGAATGGACTCGCACGCTCAATACGAGATCCGTCAATACGCCGAGGTTATCGGCAAGGAAATTGTCGCCAGATGGTGCCCGATTACATGGGAAGCTTTTATGGATTATATTTATAACGGAGTTAAATTCTCCGCGCTCGAACTGAATGTTTTGAAAGCGATTAATTCGGGTGATAAGGAAGAAGTCCTGAGGCTGGCTGACGAGTACGGCTGGTTGAGAAAAATAGATGACCGACTTGCGAAGAACAGGGAAAGAATCGAATTCGAAGAAAAACTGAATCTGCTTGGTATTCAAATACCGTGGGCATGA
- a CDS encoding glycerate kinase family protein, producing the protein MKKNILVAPNSFKECANSVEIASLFQTAFDKLLPENLKKILEFHYKPISDGGDGFLEIANNYFSLELLHFEISYPHSDEKFLCPVGYSMQENKVYIESALVLGLNLVPEDNRNPLLLTSKGMGELIEQLIESAENGFLDIKELVIGIGGTATNDMGLGMMSRFGFELFDKDKSKLDVLPANFIKADKVKYDKKKLPFDITIVHDVNNPLLGKEGATMVYALQKGAGEKDLGILEKGLENISDLIGCDEETKMKLNGAGGGLAAAFQLFFDAKLKSAEKFIFEDLGIAENVYDFVLTGEGKFDFQSRYEKGSYLIIKKYAPEGIPVYVVCGEAEGDLPEEENIHIIELAEYFESLEESIEKIDEGILTAAKIIARDILHQFTIKN; encoded by the coding sequence ATGAAAAAAAATATTTTAGTTGCGCCCAATTCATTCAAAGAGTGCGCTAACTCCGTTGAAATTGCTTCGCTCTTTCAAACTGCTTTCGATAAACTGCTCCCCGAGAATCTTAAAAAAATTTTAGAGTTCCATTATAAACCGATTAGCGACGGCGGCGACGGTTTTTTGGAAATAGCCAATAATTATTTCAGTTTGGAATTGCTTCACTTCGAAATTTCATATCCTCACTCGGACGAAAAATTTCTTTGTCCTGTCGGTTATTCGATGCAGGAAAATAAAGTTTATATCGAATCCGCGCTGGTTCTGGGGCTTAATCTGGTCCCTGAAGATAACAGGAATCCTTTGCTTCTAACGTCGAAAGGCATGGGCGAATTAATCGAACAGTTAATCGAGAGCGCCGAAAACGGTTTCCTTGATATAAAAGAACTGGTAATCGGTATCGGAGGCACTGCAACGAATGACATGGGGCTTGGCATGATGAGTCGCTTCGGATTTGAATTGTTCGACAAAGACAAAAGCAAACTCGATGTTCTGCCTGCAAATTTTATTAAAGCGGATAAAGTTAAATACGATAAGAAGAAATTGCCTTTCGACATTACGATCGTTCACGACGTTAACAATCCGCTGCTCGGCAAGGAAGGCGCTACGATGGTATATGCCCTTCAAAAAGGCGCGGGTGAAAAAGACCTCGGTATTCTTGAGAAGGGTTTGGAAAACATATCAGATCTGATTGGTTGCGACGAAGAAACTAAAATGAAACTCAACGGAGCGGGAGGCGGCTTGGCCGCGGCGTTTCAATTATTCTTCGACGCTAAATTAAAATCTGCAGAGAAATTTATTTTCGAAGATCTTGGCATTGCCGAAAATGTATATGATTTCGTTTTAACTGGAGAAGGCAAATTCGATTTCCAAAGCAGATACGAAAAAGGCTCTTACCTGATCATTAAAAAATACGCGCCGGAAGGAATTCCGGTTTATGTGGTATGCGGCGAAGCCGAAGGCGATTTACCCGAAGAGGAAAACATTCATATTATCGAATTGGCGGAGTATTTCGAATCGCTCGAAGAATCGATCGAAAAGATTGACGAAGGAATTCTAACCGCCGCCAAAATTATTGCCAGAGATATTTTGCATCAGTTTACAATTAAAAATTAA
- a CDS encoding HIT family protein — MERLWSPWRSQYIESFKDKKQDETCIFCDAVNEKIEDERSLKVYNADVCFVMLNLYPYNSGHLMVIPNRHLSSFDNLTEEEMNRIMQVTQLSMKALDLVMKPHGFNFGANLGKAAGAGIDEHIHFHIVPRWNGDTNFFPVLGDVKVISQDLLQTKSNLIEAYSKLTTNSK; from the coding sequence ATGGAACGATTGTGGTCGCCTTGGCGTTCGCAATATATCGAGTCGTTTAAGGATAAAAAGCAAGACGAAACCTGCATCTTTTGCGATGCGGTAAATGAAAAAATCGAAGATGAAAGATCTCTAAAGGTCTACAACGCCGACGTATGTTTTGTGATGCTGAATCTTTATCCTTACAACAGCGGGCATTTAATGGTCATTCCTAATAGGCATTTGTCATCTTTCGACAATTTGACTGAAGAGGAAATGAACCGCATTATGCAGGTAACACAATTGAGCATGAAAGCGCTCGACCTGGTAATGAAACCGCACGGATTTAATTTCGGCGCAAATCTCGGTAAAGCTGCGGGCGCGGGAATCGACGAGCATATTCATTTTCATATTGTGCCGAGATGGAATGGAGATACTAATTTTTTCCCGGTGCTCGGCGATGTAAAAGTAATTTCCCAGGACTTGCTGCAAACAAAATCGAATTTAATCGAAGCTTATTCAAAACTTACAACAAACTCTAAATAA
- a CDS encoding DUF948 domain-containing protein produces the protein MCVFLIVYLKKITDDIQALRKDIDMLIDKTIPAVDNLNETVEKAKRIVSDIEDYWAEIDSSIKRFKEKVNSFKTGNLLKEEEKAANFVSNLRAVIKGFRAFWSTLARK, from the coding sequence TTGTGCGTATTTTTAATCGTCTATCTGAAGAAAATTACGGACGATATTCAAGCCCTTCGTAAAGATATTGATATGCTAATCGACAAGACAATCCCCGCTGTCGACAATCTGAACGAAACCGTCGAGAAAGCCAAGAGGATTGTTTCCGACATTGAAGATTACTGGGCGGAAATCGACTCGTCCATTAAAAGATTCAAAGAAAAAGTGAATTCGTTCAAGACGGGAAATCTATTGAAGGAGGAAGAGAAAGCCGCTAATTTTGTATCGAATTTAAGAGCCGTCATTAAAGGTTTTCGGGCTTTTTGGTCTACACTGGCGCGAAAATAA
- a CDS encoding YtxH domain-containing protein: MHNDETRGVGKGILIGFFAGAAVGSLLGLLFAPKSGKELREDIRVKSKDVMDDAESYLAVAKDKANQLINEGKKKSEKLVAETKEKVDALLDEAEKVLSEAKVKASEAVKTGKEKVEKESDKLKTAVKAGVDAYRSEKES, encoded by the coding sequence ATGCATAACGACGAAACAAGAGGCGTAGGAAAAGGAATTTTGATCGGATTTTTTGCCGGCGCAGCTGTCGGTTCGTTATTGGGACTTTTATTTGCGCCCAAAAGCGGGAAAGAATTGAGAGAAGATATTCGCGTTAAATCGAAAGACGTAATGGACGACGCCGAATCGTATCTGGCTGTAGCAAAAGACAAGGCGAATCAATTGATAAACGAAGGCAAAAAGAAATCCGAAAAACTTGTAGCCGAAACAAAAGAAAAAGTCGACGCGCTTCTGGACGAAGCCGAAAAAGTATTGTCCGAGGCTAAAGTCAAAGCTTCCGAAGCCGTTAAAACCGGCAAGGAAAAAGTAGAAAAAGAAAGCGATAAGTTGAAAACCGCCGTTAAAGCAGGCGTCGACGCTTATCGTTCCGAAAAAGAATCGTAA
- a CDS encoding Maf family protein, whose amino-acid sequence MIDKKIPIYLASKSPRRRKLLKLLNIRFKSFSVDVREELQDGEHPVRTVKRLAMDKFNAASKKVKEGIVITADTIVVLNKEILGKPRSKKEAFETLSKLSGNTHTVYTGFVVANLSSGKKIIDYEKTKVTFRKLERKEILNYIDSGSPMDKAGSYGIQDDYGALFISKINGCYYNVVGLPIAKVNKAILDIIR is encoded by the coding sequence ATGATCGACAAAAAAATTCCAATTTATCTCGCATCGAAATCTCCCCGAAGACGAAAACTTCTTAAACTGCTCAATATCCGCTTCAAGTCATTTTCCGTAGACGTAAGAGAAGAATTACAGGACGGCGAACATCCGGTTAGAACCGTTAAACGCCTGGCTATGGATAAATTCAATGCCGCTTCAAAAAAAGTGAAAGAGGGAATAGTAATTACGGCAGACACGATTGTGGTCTTAAATAAAGAAATTCTGGGTAAACCCCGATCTAAAAAAGAAGCTTTTGAAACGCTCTCGAAATTGAGCGGGAACACTCACACGGTTTATACAGGATTTGTAGTTGCAAATTTATCGAGCGGCAAAAAAATCATCGATTACGAAAAAACCAAAGTTACATTCAGAAAATTAGAGCGCAAAGAAATTCTGAATTATATCGATAGCGGCAGTCCGATGGATAAAGCCGGCTCATACGGAATCCAGGACGACTATGGAGCTCTTTTCATTTCCAAAATTAACGGCTGCTACTATAACGTGGTCGGTTTGCCCATTGCAAAAGTTAATAAAGCCATTCTGGATATTATACGATAA
- a CDS encoding MATE family efflux transporter: MKLFSFTEDHKYILKIALPAIAGLSTQMVVSMVDTAMVGRLPDAKYYLAAMGIGVFATWAVVSFFSSLATGTHVVIARRYGEKNYEGCGKVLNTSLALSTMIGIVISSLVVVFADTIANFLAVDDKVAFYAGEYLHYRFLGIPFFLMTVSYRGFYFGIGKTKIFMFSGIIANFLNIIFNYIFIYGMFGIEGMGLAGAGLGSTLATVCDALFYFGVTILPSYRKSYKYFKNLRFVPEIAKSIIQISLPVSIQNVFILIGFLSFISITGLIGTLEQAASNVVFTALLISLMPCFGFGIAVQTLVGNNLGRGDTERARHYGFETSKLAALYTLIVGIVFLAAPRIVLILTTNDGNVIETAAPALRIAGFGQIFYSFGVVLANGLQAAGKTFFVMVAEVISNWLVFVPIAYLLGVVFKLGLIGAWLALPFYVILYAGIIYIKFKYGNWQTYKKV; encoded by the coding sequence ATGAAATTATTTTCTTTTACAGAAGATCATAAATATATACTCAAGATAGCTCTTCCGGCTATTGCGGGACTCTCCACTCAGATGGTCGTTTCGATGGTCGACACTGCGATGGTAGGGCGTCTTCCGGATGCCAAATATTATCTGGCTGCAATGGGTATCGGAGTTTTTGCAACGTGGGCTGTGGTAAGTTTTTTTTCGAGTCTTGCAACCGGTACGCATGTTGTGATTGCTCGGCGTTACGGCGAAAAAAATTATGAAGGCTGCGGTAAAGTTCTAAATACTTCGCTCGCGCTTTCGACTATGATTGGAATTGTTATCAGTTCTCTTGTGGTCGTTTTTGCCGATACGATTGCTAACTTTCTGGCTGTCGACGACAAAGTTGCATTTTATGCCGGCGAATATCTCCATTACCGGTTCCTCGGAATTCCATTCTTCCTGATGACCGTATCGTACAGAGGTTTTTATTTTGGTATCGGTAAGACGAAAATTTTTATGTTCTCCGGAATCATAGCTAATTTTTTGAATATAATTTTCAATTATATCTTTATTTACGGTATGTTCGGCATTGAAGGGATGGGACTCGCAGGCGCCGGTTTGGGTTCCACTTTGGCTACTGTGTGCGACGCGTTATTTTATTTTGGCGTTACCATTTTGCCTTCATACCGAAAATCGTATAAATATTTTAAAAATCTCCGTTTTGTGCCTGAAATCGCAAAGTCGATAATTCAAATTTCGCTGCCGGTGTCTATCCAGAATGTTTTTATTCTGATCGGCTTTTTGAGTTTTATTTCGATTACAGGATTAATCGGCACTCTGGAACAGGCTGCAAGCAACGTAGTGTTTACCGCTCTCTTAATTTCGCTGATGCCGTGTTTCGGATTCGGGATAGCCGTTCAAACGCTGGTGGGAAATAATCTCGGAAGAGGCGATACCGAACGCGCCCGGCATTACGGATTCGAAACCAGTAAACTGGCAGCTTTATATACTCTGATAGTCGGCATCGTTTTCCTGGCGGCTCCCAGAATAGTGCTCATATTAACTACAAATGACGGTAATGTTATTGAAACTGCCGCCCCCGCATTGAGGATAGCCGGATTCGGTCAGATTTTCTATTCCTTCGGAGTAGTGCTTGCTAACGGTCTTCAAGCCGCGGGCAAAACGTTTTTTGTGATGGTAGCGGAGGTAATTTCGAACTGGCTTGTTTTTGTGCCCATCGCATATTTACTCGGAGTAGTTTTCAAGCTCGGTTTGATTGGCGCGTGGCTGGCTTTGCCTTTCTATGTCATTCTTTATGCGGGTATCATTTATATCAAATTCAAGTACGGCAACTGGCAGACGTATAAAAAAGTATAG
- a CDS encoding helix-turn-helix domain-containing protein: MDRRQEILTLIKTLGISINHLAGQLGLKTHTLNYLLHDSSALDDELYAQIKEALDNYQYELRLFDNDEKDTLDLFDEDEQHQFMGERIRLFARRKFGTLKKLADAMEISPQQLQQYISGKREPGSRILMKFLKLGCDLNWLLGGRESNESYRIQKLEARIKELTKGLEETSEKINKLLGNQNR; this comes from the coding sequence ATGGACAGAAGACAGGAAATATTGACTCTTATCAAAACTCTGGGGATTAGCATCAATCACCTGGCAGGGCAATTAGGACTTAAAACGCATACACTCAACTATCTGCTTCACGACTCATCAGCGCTCGACGACGAATTGTACGCTCAAATAAAAGAAGCGTTGGATAATTATCAGTATGAGCTGAGATTATTCGACAACGACGAGAAAGATACGCTCGATTTATTCGACGAAGACGAACAGCATCAATTCATGGGCGAACGGATACGTCTGTTTGCCAGAAGAAAATTCGGCACGTTAAAGAAACTCGCAGACGCAATGGAAATTTCCCCTCAGCAATTGCAGCAGTATATCAGCGGCAAAAGAGAACCCGGCTCCAGAATATTGATGAAATTCCTGAAGCTCGGGTGCGATTTAAACTGGCTGCTCGGAGGCAGAGAATCCAACGAGTCCTACAGGATTCAAAAACTCGAAGCTCGCATAAAAGAATTGACAAAAGGACTCGAAGAGACGTCTGAAAAAATCAATAAACTTCTGGGAAATCAAAACAGATAG